From the genome of Nocardia sp. NBC_01503, one region includes:
- a CDS encoding MarR family winged helix-turn-helix transcriptional regulator, with translation MRDGQAQMADRNEAHSELFALLFSSMGRLRRQVGRLAGRSFDESALSGAQTEFLRLVGRRPGISVKEAAAELGSAANSVSTLVTESVKAGLLVREPDPADRRATRLSLTPDARRLADESRRHRIEVVAYALDRLTPTERDELRAGRRAMTRLTDVLHDYEQNRGVIR, from the coding sequence ATGCGCGATGGACAGGCACAAATGGCGGACCGGAACGAGGCGCACAGCGAACTGTTCGCCCTGCTCTTCAGCTCCATGGGACGGTTGCGCCGACAGGTCGGCCGACTCGCCGGGCGCTCCTTCGACGAATCCGCGCTCTCCGGCGCGCAGACCGAATTCCTGCGACTGGTGGGGCGCAGACCCGGTATATCGGTCAAGGAGGCGGCGGCCGAACTCGGCTCGGCCGCCAACAGCGTCTCCACCCTCGTCACCGAATCGGTGAAGGCGGGACTGCTGGTGCGCGAACCCGATCCGGCCGATCGGCGCGCCACGCGCCTGTCCCTCACCCCGGACGCGCGGCGGCTCGCCGACGAAAGCCGCAGGCACCGCATCGAAGTGGTCGCCTACGCGCTCGACCGGCTCACCCCCACCGAACGTGACGAACTGCGCGCCGGACGCCGGGCCATGACCCGGCTGACCGACGTGCTGCACGACTACGAGCAGAATCGAGGGGTAATCAGATGA